GAGGTTTTTCTTCTGAATCTCGGCGCGGTCGATGCCCATTACCTCGGCGGCGTGCGCGATGGCGCTCTCGATCACAAACATGCCCTGCGGCCCCCCGAACCCACGGAACGCCGTGTTCGGCGGCAGGTTCGTGCGGCAGCTCGCCGCATAAGCCCGCACGTTGGGGATGAAGTAGCTGTTGGTGGAGTGAAAGAGCGTGCGCTCGAGCACCGCCAGCGAGAGGTCGGTCTTGGCGCCGGAGTTCTGGAAGTGTTTGACCTCGAAGGCCTGGATGTTGCCGTCCTTGCTCAGCCCGATTTTGTAGTCGGCGCTGTAGGGGTGGCGCTTGCCGGTCATGCGCAGGTCGTCGAGGCGGTGGAGCACCAGCTGGGTGGGGCGCCCGGTCTTGTGGGCGGCCAGCGCCGCCAGACAGGCCCAGGAGGTGGCCTGATCTTCTTTGCCGCCAAACCCGCCGCCCAGGCGAATCACGTCCACTTCCACGCGGTGGGTGGGGAGCCCCAGGATGCGCGCGCAGGCTTTTTGCACCGCGTAGGGGCTCTGCGTCGACGAGTACACCCGGAGGCGATCGCCCTCGGTGGGCACGGCGCGGGCGCGCTGCGTCTCCAGGTAGAGGTGCTCCTGACCGCCGACGTCGCTGCGCCCTTCGACCACGATGTCGCAGTCGGCAAAAGCCGCCGCGGTATCGCCCATCGCAAAGGTGCGCGGGGTCCCCAGGATGTGGCCGGCCTCATGCGCCACGCGCGGGCAGGTGATGACCTCAAGCGCCTCGATGTCCGCCTCGATCAGCGTGAGCGCGTGGCGCGCGTCTTCGTCGCTTTCTGCGACGACCATCGCCATGGGATGGCCGTGATACTCGACCACGTCGGTGGCGAGCAGGGGCTCATCCGGAAGCACCGGGCCGATTTGATTCTCACCCGGCACGTCCTCGGCGGTGTAGATGGCCACGACCCCCGGGGCCTTTCGCGCTTTGTCCAGGTGCAGCGCTTTGACGCGGCCGTGGGCGACTGGCGAGCCGTAGATGGCGGCGTGAAGCATGCCGGCCGGCGGGGGGACGTCGTCGACGTAGAGAGAGGTGCCGCGGGTATGAAGCTCGGCGTCGATGTGCTTATTCGTCATGGTCTTCGGCTCCGGGAGCGCGTGTGTTGAGCTAAAAAGTCGCTTCGGGGGGGCGTGGCTGCTGGGGCGTTGGGGCTCAGCCGGCCAGCATCGCCTCCACGCTCACCCTGTCGCCGGCGAGTTTGACAAAGTGGGCGGTTAAAAGCTGGGTGGCGAGCAGGCGCTTGTAGTCGGCGCTGCCGCGCACGTCGGAGATCGGAGACATCTCGGTGTGGGCCACCTTCAGCGCCTCCCGCAGCAGCTCCGGGGTGAGGCTCTTGCCCACCAGAAACTCGCCGGTTTTCTCCAGCCACAGCGGGGTGGCGGCCACGCCGCCCACCGTGAGGCTGGCCTCTTCGATCACGCCCTCGTCGCTGATCCGCAGCTTCGCCCCGCTGTTGACCGTGGCGATGTCCAGGCAGCGCCGCTTGGAGACTTTTTCGAACAAGACCGCCGTGCCCTGCGGGGGGAGGGCCAGGTGCATCTCGGTCATGATTTCGCCGGGGCGCTTATCAAAGGTCTTGTAGCCCTTGTAGAAGCGCTTCAGCTCCACCTCGCGGGTCTGGTCGCCTTGGGTGAAGACCAGCGTGGTGTCGAGCGCGAGCATGATCGCGGTCATGTCGCCGATGGGCGAGGCGTTGATGATGTTGCCGGCGATGGTGGCGCGGTTGCGCAGCGGGAGCGAGGCGATCAGGCGCAGGTAGTCCTGAATCTCGGGGATGAAGGCCGCGACCCCGGGGTCGGCGCCGAACTCCTCAAAGGTGGTCAGCGCGCCGATGTGCAGGCGATCGCCCACCTGGCGGATGCCCTTCATCTCGGGATGCCGGTTGAGGATTTTGACCTGGGAGCGCGGCAAGAGCTCGCCCTTTTGCACGTAGAGGTCGGTGCCGCCGGCCACAAAGAAATCCGCGTCGGCCTCGGCCCGGGGGACCTCCTCCATCTCGCCAATGGCGCTGAGGCGCCGGGGCATCTCGGCGAAGTAGGCCGGCAGCAGGCCGGCCTCCAGCAGCGCGCCCAGACGATCCTCGGCCTCCCAGATCGAGGCCCACTTGCCCCCGGGGCCGAAGTCGGCCACCAGATCGAGGCTCGCCCGGTTGATCGCCGCATAACCCGTGCACCGGCAGAGGTTGCCGCTGAACGCGCGCTGAAAGCCCTCCAGGGTCGGCGTCTCGCGCGCGGCCATCATGTACCAGCACATCGAGACGATGAACCCCGGGGTGCAGAACCCGCACTGCGCGCCCACCCGCTCGACCATGGCCTGCTGCACCGGGTTGAGCTTCCCGGGCAGGTTCAGCCCCTCGATCGACACCACATGCTTGCCGTGCATCTCACCAACCGGGGTCAGGCAGCTGGTCACCGGGAGGTAGCGCATCACCCCCTCGACCACCTCGCCAATGAGCACCGAGCAGGCCCCGCAGTCGCCCTCTTTGCAGCCCTCTTTGGTACCGGTGAGCAGGCGGTCTTTGCGCAGGTAGTCGAGCACCAGCATCCCGTCGGGGACGTCGGTGATGATGCGGCGGTCGTTGAGCCAGAACTCTACATGGGTGGTCATGCGGGCCTCAGGGGTGGGCGATGGGCAAAAAGGGCCTGGAATGTTCGCGCGCCATTCGACCCAGCCCGGGCGATGGTGTCAAGGGGGGGATGCGCGTTTGAAGGGGCCGGGGAGGCCCGAAGGCAGCGCGTGCCGGGGCGGGGAAGGGGCACGGACCCGGAGGCGGGACAAAACTCCGATTGACAGTCGGAGTTCGGCTGCCTAACTCTGACGCTCACCTTCGATGGAGTAGCGTTCTATGTCTCATATCCTGCGATTTCCTGACCTGGCACTGGGTGAACTCGAGCAAGAGGTGCTGGAAACCCTGTGGCACGAGGGCCCCCTCAGCCCGGGCGGCGTGCACCGGCGAGTGGGCGTGGCGCGGGGGATCTCGGTCAACACCGTGTCGTCCGCGCTCAAGCGACTCCAGGATAAGGGCCTGCTGGAGCGCGAAAAGGTCAGCCACTCCTACGTGTACACCGCCGTGGTCACCCGGGCGGAGCTGCAGCGTCAACTCATCGGCGCGATCGCCTCGCGCTTTGCTGGCGAGGAGCGCTCCGGGCTTCTGGCGGCGTTTGTGGACGTGGCCGAGGCTGGCGGGGAGGAGACGCTTCGCAAGCTCGAGGCCATGATCGCCGCCCGCCTTACGGAGGGGGAATGAGCGGATTGCTCGAGATCGTCACGTTTTCTGTGGCGCTCATCGGCCTCGTTGCATGGCTCGGCACGGTCTTTTTGGCGCCTTCGCGCCTGTCGTCGGGGATGCCGCCGGGGCCGCGCGCGCTTCTGGCACGGCTGTGGCTCTATGCCCCCTTCTGGATTCCGGCGCTCGTCCTGGTGGCGTCTCTGCTGCCGGGGACCCTGGGTGCCCTCCTGGGCTTCGGGGACCACTGCACGCTCCACGGCGGACACCACCATCACCTCTGCCTCTGGCACCCGCCCCACCTCTCGAACCATCCGCTGGCCTGGTCCATCTCCGCGGCGGTGCTGCTTCCGGTGGTGTGCCTGCTGGCGCGCGCGGCGTGGGCCCGCTGGCAGGAGAGGCGCCTGGCGGCGGCGCTCGTGCGCACGAGTCGTCCCTCCTCGCTGGGGCCGGACATCCGCCTGCTCGATCGGCAGGAGCCGATCGCGCTGACGGTGGGCGTGCTTCACCCGGTGATTCTGCTCAGCACGGGACTCCTCGCCTCGGTGTCGCCTCAGACGCTGGCCATCATCGTGCGCCATGAGCGCGCGCACGTGCGTCGCCGGGACACCACCCGGGCGCTTCTCGACGGGTTTGCGGCGGCGATACTTCCTCGCGCCCTCCGCGCCGATCTGCTGCGTGAACTGACCCTGGCCCGGGAACAGGCCTGCGATCGGGCCGCGGCACAAAAAGAGGGGCGCGTGCAGGTGGCGGCCGCGCTCACCGAGGTGGCCCGTCTCGGACTCCCGCAACCGGCCTTTGGCATGTCTGCGGGGGCCTCGTCGCTCGAAGCCCGGGTGCTGCATCTGCTTAACCCGCCCTCCCTGTCTCGCTGGTGGCCCGCCTGG
This region of Lujinxingia litoralis genomic DNA includes:
- a CDS encoding M56 family metallopeptidase, which gives rise to MSGLLEIVTFSVALIGLVAWLGTVFLAPSRLSSGMPPGPRALLARLWLYAPFWIPALVLVASLLPGTLGALLGFGDHCTLHGGHHHHLCLWHPPHLSNHPLAWSISAAVLLPVVCLLARAAWARWQERRLAAALVRTSRPSSLGPDIRLLDRQEPIALTVGVLHPVILLSTGLLASVSPQTLAIIVRHERAHVRRRDTTRALLDGFAAAILPRALRADLLRELTLAREQACDRAAAQKEGRVQVAAALTEVARLGLPQPAFGMSAGASSLEARVLHLLNPPSLSRWWPAWPMTCVVVLAALGAGPIHNLIERVVTLLLH
- a CDS encoding FAD binding domain-containing protein, whose protein sequence is MTTHVEFWLNDRRIITDVPDGMLVLDYLRKDRLLTGTKEGCKEGDCGACSVLIGEVVEGVMRYLPVTSCLTPVGEMHGKHVVSIEGLNLPGKLNPVQQAMVERVGAQCGFCTPGFIVSMCWYMMAARETPTLEGFQRAFSGNLCRCTGYAAINRASLDLVADFGPGGKWASIWEAEDRLGALLEAGLLPAYFAEMPRRLSAIGEMEEVPRAEADADFFVAGGTDLYVQKGELLPRSQVKILNRHPEMKGIRQVGDRLHIGALTTFEEFGADPGVAAFIPEIQDYLRLIASLPLRNRATIAGNIINASPIGDMTAIMLALDTTLVFTQGDQTREVELKRFYKGYKTFDKRPGEIMTEMHLALPPQGTAVLFEKVSKRRCLDIATVNSGAKLRISDEGVIEEASLTVGGVAATPLWLEKTGEFLVGKSLTPELLREALKVAHTEMSPISDVRGSADYKRLLATQLLTAHFVKLAGDRVSVEAMLAG
- a CDS encoding BlaI/MecI/CopY family transcriptional regulator codes for the protein MSHILRFPDLALGELEQEVLETLWHEGPLSPGGVHRRVGVARGISVNTVSSALKRLQDKGLLEREKVSHSYVYTAVVTRAELQRQLIGAIASRFAGEERSGLLAAFVDVAEAGGEETLRKLEAMIAARLTEGE